One genomic window of Entelurus aequoreus isolate RoL-2023_Sb linkage group LG07, RoL_Eaeq_v1.1, whole genome shotgun sequence includes the following:
- the LOC133653594 gene encoding translocon-associated protein subunit delta-like: protein MFRIAAFIFLLVVACSGESCTDPTITPSAYTTSDAVISAESVFIVELSLVCANGAQSVTLYADVSGRQFPVTRGQDVGKYQVSWSLPHKQASSGTYQVKFFDEESYSALRKAQRNNEDVNAIQPLFSVNVDHRGAWNGPWVSTEVVAALIGILVYYLAFSAKNTIQA, encoded by the exons ATGTTCCGGATAGCTGCCTTTATCTTCCTGTTGGTGGTTGCCTGCTCGG GCGAGAGCTGCACCGACCCGACTATCACCCCGTCGGCCTACACCACCTCGGACGCAGTTATCTCTGCAGAGTCTGTGTTCATCGTGGAGCTCAGCCTGGTCTGTGCCAACGGAGCTCAG AGTGTCACACTGTATGCCGATGTCAGTGGAAGACAGTTCCCTGTGACCAGAGGCCAAGATGTTGGCAAATACCAG GTCTCCTGGAGTCTTCCTCACAAACAGGCCAGCTCTGGCACTTACCAAGTCAAGTTCTTTGATGAGGAGTCCTACAGTGCCCTGCGCAAG GCGCAGAGAAACAATGAAGACGTTAACGCCATTCAACCGCTATTCTCAGTCAACGTTGACCACAGG GGGGCGTGGAACGGTCCATGGGTGTCCACAGAGGTGGTAGCAGCTCTTATCGGCATCCTGGTCTACTACTTGGCCTTTAGTGCCAAGAACACCATCCAAGCATAA